A stretch of the Candidatus Binataceae bacterium genome encodes the following:
- the glnD gene encoding [protein-PII] uridylyltransferase: MSASTPSLSPESASALNRLRGEDALVQAFEAIRTPGATARLYLEAVREELRQLHMGGASGSEIVRLYTASVDDLLRALFRYADAEYSRRFPKLNQRITIVARGGYGRAELNPQSDIDLLFLHDYKRGPYAEVVTELILHALWDARLTVGHGLRTARECVRLANEDLKEKTALIDARFLGGDEKLYTELDKLMVAEVLNRNQQKFFKAKLEESRERHAHFGDSIYLLEPQLKEGEGGLRDLHTAMWLAAVKYKVHSLGELVQKAVITDQEVTEVRAARDFLWRVRNSLHFLTGRHFDQLTFEMQERIESLMGLKPVEGQPAGSALMKTYYQHATTIYQFAEGLIARVVEGPPSGRFFRRSPLRQIRPGVVIQQNLLTIGDPELFDRDPLNLIAIYADYQAQGVKLSGSAYQLVRDKLGLIDEAARNSPATGAALMKILAGRERVADTLEAMHRSGVLGAIIPEFGNLYARVLHDLYHIYTVDRHSLVAVRELERLRTGEFKVATPLLTEVARQLDCLPLVFLALLLHDIGKGHGHDHHERGATLTADVSRRLGLDPEEIDLVVFLVRNHLMMSQVAQKGDIDDERTVDDFARTVGSIDRLKALYLLTYADMRAVAPNVYNNWRDMLLSDLYMRALKLMEQGNREAVDPARRLTTVKSTVREQLTPTGAPQAEIEAFLAEMPERYFFTVPESDIVMHFDLTRALGDHPLVARIRHFPDLEFSEFTVVTPDQPGLFSMIAGVLTANNLNILSARITTRASGVALDVFRVSHLMGAGAMAMEEDRWDRVQRDLEQVIMRQQEIGALVASAHHVRTAKSKFVRRVRTEVTVDNRTSEQFTVVDVFTQDRVGLLFTITHTLFKLGFLIHLARISTNADQALDVFYISDRNGEKVTDLARLRELRDTLLEKLEQHPAEGSIA, translated from the coding sequence GTGAGCGCGAGCACCCCTTCCCTGTCCCCCGAGTCAGCCTCGGCTCTCAATCGCCTCCGTGGCGAGGATGCGCTGGTTCAGGCATTTGAAGCCATCCGAACTCCCGGAGCGACCGCGCGTCTGTACCTGGAAGCGGTCCGCGAGGAGCTTAGGCAGCTCCACATGGGTGGTGCCTCCGGTTCCGAGATCGTCCGCCTGTACACTGCATCGGTCGACGATCTGCTGCGCGCACTGTTCCGTTACGCCGATGCCGAGTATAGTCGCCGCTTTCCCAAGCTTAATCAGCGCATCACCATCGTGGCGCGCGGCGGTTACGGCCGCGCCGAATTGAATCCCCAATCCGATATCGACCTACTCTTTTTGCATGACTACAAACGCGGTCCGTATGCAGAGGTGGTCACCGAACTTATCCTGCATGCGCTCTGGGACGCGCGCTTGACCGTGGGACACGGCCTGCGCACGGCGCGTGAATGCGTCCGCCTGGCCAACGAGGATCTCAAGGAGAAGACCGCGCTGATAGATGCGCGGTTCCTGGGTGGGGACGAAAAGCTCTACACCGAGCTCGACAAACTGATGGTGGCCGAGGTTCTTAACCGCAACCAGCAGAAATTCTTCAAGGCCAAGCTCGAGGAAAGCCGCGAGCGACATGCCCACTTTGGCGACTCGATTTATCTGCTCGAACCTCAGCTCAAGGAGGGTGAAGGCGGTCTCCGCGATCTGCACACCGCCATGTGGCTGGCGGCCGTGAAATACAAGGTTCACTCGCTGGGCGAGCTGGTCCAGAAGGCAGTCATCACCGACCAGGAGGTGACCGAAGTCCGCGCGGCGCGCGATTTTCTCTGGCGGGTTCGCAACTCGCTGCACTTTCTCACTGGACGACACTTCGACCAGCTCACCTTCGAGATGCAGGAACGAATCGAGTCACTCATGGGCTTGAAGCCGGTCGAGGGTCAACCGGCGGGATCCGCCCTGATGAAGACCTACTATCAGCACGCCACCACCATCTATCAGTTCGCGGAAGGGCTGATCGCGCGGGTCGTCGAAGGACCACCGAGCGGTCGGTTTTTCCGGCGCTCTCCGCTGCGGCAGATCCGTCCCGGGGTAGTGATTCAGCAGAACCTGCTGACCATCGGCGATCCCGAGCTGTTCGACCGCGATCCGCTCAACCTGATCGCCATCTATGCCGATTACCAGGCGCAAGGCGTCAAGTTGTCGGGCAGCGCCTATCAGCTGGTGCGCGACAAACTGGGCCTGATCGACGAGGCCGCGCGCAATAGTCCCGCCACCGGCGCTGCGCTGATGAAGATCCTCGCCGGGCGCGAGCGCGTCGCCGATACGCTCGAGGCTATGCATCGCTCCGGGGTGCTCGGTGCGATCATTCCCGAGTTCGGAAATTTATACGCGCGGGTACTCCACGATCTGTATCACATCTATACGGTGGACCGTCACTCGCTAGTCGCGGTGCGCGAGCTCGAGCGCTTGCGAACCGGCGAATTTAAGGTTGCGACCCCGCTCCTGACCGAAGTGGCGCGCCAACTCGACTGTCTGCCGCTGGTGTTCCTGGCCCTCCTGCTCCACGACATCGGCAAGGGCCATGGTCACGACCATCACGAGCGCGGCGCAACGCTAACCGCGGACGTGTCGCGCCGCCTGGGTCTCGACCCCGAAGAGATCGACCTGGTGGTGTTCCTGGTCCGCAACCATCTGATGATGTCACAGGTTGCGCAAAAGGGTGACATCGACGACGAGCGCACGGTCGATGATTTTGCGCGGACCGTGGGTTCGATCGATCGGCTGAAGGCGCTCTATCTGCTGACCTATGCGGACATGCGCGCGGTCGCACCCAATGTCTACAACAACTGGCGCGACATGCTGCTCAGCGATCTGTACATGCGCGCGCTGAAATTGATGGAACAGGGCAATCGCGAGGCGGTCGACCCCGCGCGCCGCCTGACTACGGTCAAGAGCACCGTCCGCGAGCAGCTTACTCCGACCGGCGCGCCACAGGCGGAAATCGAAGCGTTTCTCGCCGAGATGCCGGAGCGCTACTTCTTCACGGTCCCGGAATCCGACATCGTGATGCATTTCGATCTCACGCGCGCGCTCGGAGATCACCCGCTGGTTGCGCGCATTCGTCATTTTCCGGACCTGGAGTTCAGCGAATTCACGGTCGTCACGCCCGACCAGCCGGGCCTCTTTTCCATGATCGCGGGCGTGCTTACCGCCAACAACCTCAACATCCTGTCAGCGCGGATCACGACCCGCGCCTCGGGAGTCGCGCTCGATGTGTTCCGTGTATCGCACCTGATGGGCGCCGGCGCGATGGCGATGGAGGAAGATCGCTGGGACCGCGTCCAGCGCGACCTGGAACAGGTGATCATGCGCCAGCAGGAGATCGGCGCGCTGGTCGCGTCGGCCCACCACGTCCGCACCGCCAAGAGCAAGTTCGTGCGTCGCGTGCGGACCGAGGTCACCGTCGACAACCGCACCTCCGAACAATTCACGGTGGTCGATGTGTTCACGCAAGATCGGGTCGGCCTGCTATTCACGATCACGCACACGCTGTTCAAGCTCGGCTTTCTGATTCACCTGGCGCGGATTTCGACCAACGCCGACCAAGCCCTCGACGTGTTTTACATCAGCGACCGCAACGGCGAAAAAGTTACCGACCTGGCGCGGTTGCGGGAGTTGCGCGACACGCTGCTGGAAAAACTGGAGCAGCATCCTGCCGAAGGTAGCATCGCTTGA
- a CDS encoding tyrosine recombinase, protein MSTRRTPQTNWDALIDAHLVRLRVERGLSAHSLEAYSRDLRSLQEFCRVHGIEPPQFDGGVLTRYLESLADRGFAPTSQRRHLSAVRGLAREMVDRGVITRDPLLSGKLTTLSRKLPRTLSRRDIETLLETIDTSMIRGLRDRAMLELAYSSGLRVSELVGVQVPHVNLRAGLVIVPGKGGKERMVPLGRSAADAIAEYLKRREEELRCATTNNSPRDSLKPARRTKALFITRLGGPMTRQGFFKALKAWAATDRRLSWMSPHTLRHSFATHLLEGGADLRAVQEMLGHSDISTTQIYTHLSRSHLRKVHRTYHPRATRATAMDAD, encoded by the coding sequence TTGAGCACGCGCAGGACCCCGCAAACCAACTGGGACGCGCTCATCGACGCCCACCTGGTGCGGCTGCGCGTGGAGCGCGGGCTCAGCGCCCACTCGCTCGAGGCATACTCGCGCGACTTGCGAAGCCTTCAGGAGTTCTGCCGAGTGCACGGGATCGAGCCGCCCCAGTTCGACGGTGGCGTCCTCACGCGATACCTGGAATCGCTGGCCGACCGGGGCTTTGCGCCGACCAGTCAGCGGCGCCATCTCTCGGCGGTACGCGGACTCGCGCGCGAGATGGTCGATCGCGGCGTAATCACCCGTGACCCGCTCCTGTCAGGAAAGCTAACCACCTTGAGCCGCAAGCTGCCGCGGACCCTGTCGCGCCGCGACATCGAGACGCTACTCGAGACGATCGATACCTCGATGATCCGCGGCCTCCGTGACCGCGCGATGCTGGAGCTCGCCTACAGTTCGGGCCTGCGCGTGTCGGAACTGGTCGGGGTGCAGGTGCCCCACGTCAATTTGCGTGCCGGACTGGTGATCGTCCCCGGCAAGGGCGGCAAGGAACGAATGGTTCCCCTGGGCCGGTCTGCGGCAGACGCAATCGCCGAATACCTCAAGCGTCGCGAGGAGGAGTTGCGTTGCGCCACAACCAACAACAGCCCCCGCGACTCGCTGAAGCCAGCTCGCAGGACCAAAGCGCTGTTCATCACCCGCCTGGGCGGGCCGATGACGCGACAGGGATTCTTCAAGGCGCTCAAAGCGTGGGCAGCCACCGACCGCAGGCTCAGCTGGATGAGCCCGCACACACTGCGCCATTCATTTGCGACCCACCTGCTTGAAGGCGGCGCCGACCTGCGCGCGGTGCAGGAGATGCTCGGCCACAGCGATATCTCGACCACACAGATCTACACACACCTGTCCAGGAGCCACCTGCGCAAGGTTCACCGCACCTATCACCCCCGCGCGACCCGCGCGACCGCCATGGACGCCGACTGA
- a CDS encoding site-2 protease family protein — MEKLADFIPSLLIAALPILFAIIAHEVMHGVIALRLGDDTALRAGRLTLNPISHIDPFGTIVLPVILMFLHLPVFGYAKPVPVNFSRLRSGRTGMMEVAAAGPLTNFALAIASALALRGILRFAGGPWQAPIVVPLAYMMKYSVLVNIALGVFNLFPLLPLDGGRVLTGLLPLPAARAFARTEPYGFLILLVLLYTDSVEAVINPIINTLARMLL; from the coding sequence TTGGAAAAGCTTGCTGACTTCATTCCCTCCCTGCTCATCGCCGCGTTGCCGATCCTGTTCGCGATCATCGCGCACGAGGTGATGCACGGGGTTATCGCGCTGCGACTGGGCGACGACACCGCGCTTCGCGCCGGACGCCTGACTCTGAACCCAATTTCACATATCGATCCCTTCGGCACGATCGTCCTGCCGGTCATCCTGATGTTTCTGCATCTTCCTGTGTTTGGTTATGCGAAACCGGTCCCGGTCAATTTTTCGCGACTGAGAAGTGGACGAACCGGAATGATGGAGGTGGCCGCGGCCGGACCGCTGACTAATTTCGCCCTGGCCATTGCGAGCGCGCTCGCGCTGCGCGGCATCTTGCGGTTTGCCGGTGGGCCGTGGCAGGCGCCAATCGTGGTGCCGCTGGCCTACATGATGAAGTACTCGGTCCTGGTCAACATCGCTCTGGGGGTATTCAACCTGTTTCCGCTCCTTCCGCTCGACGGCGGACGAGTGCTCACCGGCCTGCTTCCCCTGCCCGCCGCCCGCGCCTTCGCCCGGACGGAACCCTATGGATTTCTGATCCTGCTGGTGCTGCTATATACGGACTCGGTGGAAGCCGTGATCAACCCGATCATCAATACGCTGGCCCGGATGCTGCTATGA
- a CDS encoding segregation/condensation protein A, with the protein MSETQPRPEAEATPRFKLPIYEGPLDLLLHLLKRAELDPHEVTARIITEQYLAHLELLDQLNLDVAGEYLVMAATLLLIKSFSLLPHPELADTEDAEGLKRDLVERLLEYQRYREAGEKLGGRAILGRDVFAAPGEPASEADGNPPRLTVALFDLVEAMGAVLKRLADKTPRGITLRDIPIAECIPTILTRLEQHARVEFTELFEDLRDRPRIIATFMALLELMRRGEVGAWQEVRFGPIMLERRVQQVGQAT; encoded by the coding sequence ATGAGCGAGACGCAACCCCGGCCCGAAGCTGAAGCGACCCCGCGCTTCAAGCTGCCTATCTACGAAGGCCCGCTCGACCTTCTGCTGCACCTGCTGAAGCGGGCGGAACTCGATCCCCACGAGGTAACCGCGCGCATCATCACCGAACAATACCTCGCCCATCTGGAATTGCTCGATCAATTGAACCTCGATGTCGCCGGCGAGTACCTGGTGATGGCCGCGACGCTGCTGCTGATCAAGTCGTTCTCACTTCTGCCCCATCCCGAGCTGGCGGATACCGAGGACGCCGAGGGACTCAAGCGCGATCTGGTCGAACGGCTTCTGGAATATCAACGCTATCGCGAAGCCGGAGAGAAACTCGGCGGTCGCGCGATCCTGGGTCGCGATGTTTTTGCGGCGCCGGGCGAGCCGGCATCCGAAGCTGATGGCAACCCACCGCGCCTCACCGTGGCGCTGTTCGACCTGGTCGAGGCCATGGGTGCGGTTCTAAAGCGCCTCGCCGACAAGACCCCGCGCGGTATCACATTGCGCGACATCCCGATTGCCGAGTGCATCCCAACCATCCTGACCCGCTTGGAACAACACGCGCGCGTCGAATTTACCGAGTTGTTTGAGGACTTACGCGATCGCCCGCGCATCATCGCCACGTTCATGGCGTTGCTCGAACTGATGCGCCGCGGCGAAGTTGGCGCGTGGCAGGAAGTTCGCTTCGGCCCGATCATGCTGGAACGTCGCGTTCAACAAGTCGGGCAAGCCACATGA
- the scpB gene encoding SMC-Scp complex subunit ScpB — protein sequence MEEERLKSILESLLFAAGEPVSLARLQAALDDPPRGEIQQALTAMSAEYAAQNRGLRLEEVAGGYQLRTLKEHAPYVRKLLAARPPRLSRPLLETVAIIAYRQPITRPELEHLRGVDSGGVLETLLERRLIKIAGRKEAPGRPIIYATTPEFLETFGLKDLEGLPDLKEFQEIHRAVEQAEAGPVESIETHPPDAEQPAECANPPSNLDLETSEALPVQKPDPGK from the coding sequence GTGGAAGAGGAACGCCTCAAATCGATTCTCGAAAGTCTTCTATTCGCTGCCGGCGAGCCGGTTTCCCTGGCGCGCCTGCAGGCTGCGCTCGACGATCCGCCCCGTGGCGAAATCCAGCAGGCGCTCACCGCGATGAGCGCTGAGTACGCTGCGCAAAATCGCGGCCTCAGGCTCGAGGAAGTCGCGGGTGGCTACCAACTGCGCACCTTGAAGGAACACGCCCCCTACGTTCGCAAGCTGCTCGCCGCGAGGCCGCCGCGCCTCAGCCGGCCTTTGCTGGAGACCGTCGCGATCATCGCCTACCGCCAACCGATAACGCGTCCCGAACTGGAACACCTCCGCGGCGTCGATTCCGGTGGGGTACTCGAAACTCTGCTGGAGCGACGCCTGATCAAGATAGCCGGTCGTAAGGAAGCGCCGGGAAGGCCCATCATCTACGCAACGACGCCGGAATTTCTGGAGACCTTCGGACTTAAAGACCTCGAGGGCCTGCCCGACCTGAAGGAATTCCAGGAAATCCACCGCGCTGTCGAACAGGCTGAGGCAGGTCCGGTAGAAAGCATCGAGACCCATCCCCCGGACGCGGAGCAGCCGGCAGAATGTGCGAATCCTCCAAGCAACCTCGATCTCGAAACCAGCGAAGCACTTCCCGTTCAAAAACCCGACCCGGGGAAATAG
- the dnaB gene encoding replicative DNA helicase: MAAVADDILRRVPPQNLEAEQCVLGAILLDNEAINHALEILIPEDFYRDSHREIYRAMIELTDLPSPVDAITLKDWLKKNGKLESIGGPTYIAELASIVPTASNITYYARMVREKAILRSLASVSTEIAAGAYEGPPNVDEYLDEAEHRVFEIAERRIRPSFHSMKEITPMSIALIERLYERKELVTGVPTGFIDLDRITAGLQPSELIILAARPSMGKTAMALNIAAHAAMYADPPVGVAFFSLEMAKEQLSLRMLCADARVDSAKVRTGYLKHDDFPKLISAADRLSQATILIDDSTDITPIQLKAKCRRLKRDRSCNLGLIVVDYLQLMRASRPGESREKEISEISRSFKALAKELGVPVLALSQLNRQVETRPDRRPLLADLRESGAIEQDADVIGFIYRDEMYHRDTKEPGVAEVIVAKQRNGPTDTAKLTYLSQYTRFENYTPDVGAFEDTGG; encoded by the coding sequence GTGGCGGCTGTTGCGGACGACATTCTAAGGCGCGTTCCCCCTCAAAATCTCGAAGCGGAGCAGTGTGTGCTCGGAGCGATCCTGCTCGACAACGAAGCGATCAACCACGCGCTCGAGATTCTGATTCCCGAGGATTTCTACCGCGACTCACACCGCGAAATTTATCGCGCGATGATCGAACTCACGGATCTGCCGTCGCCGGTCGACGCGATCACGCTGAAAGACTGGCTTAAGAAAAACGGCAAGCTGGAATCGATCGGTGGTCCTACCTACATCGCCGAGCTAGCCTCCATCGTTCCGACCGCCTCCAACATCACCTACTACGCGAGAATGGTGCGCGAGAAAGCCATCCTGCGCAGCCTGGCATCGGTCTCCACAGAAATCGCGGCCGGCGCGTACGAGGGCCCGCCCAACGTCGACGAGTACCTGGACGAGGCCGAGCATCGTGTTTTTGAAATTGCGGAACGGCGAATCCGGCCCTCGTTTCACTCGATGAAAGAAATCACCCCGATGTCGATCGCACTGATCGAGCGGTTGTACGAGCGCAAGGAACTGGTCACGGGGGTGCCGACCGGCTTCATCGACCTAGATCGGATAACCGCGGGGTTGCAACCATCGGAGCTGATTATTCTCGCCGCACGACCGTCGATGGGGAAAACCGCGATGGCCCTGAACATCGCCGCGCACGCGGCCATGTATGCAGATCCGCCGGTCGGAGTCGCCTTCTTTTCCCTCGAAATGGCCAAGGAGCAGCTCTCCTTGCGCATGCTGTGCGCCGACGCGCGGGTGGACAGCGCCAAGGTCCGGACCGGCTACCTAAAGCACGACGATTTTCCGAAGCTGATAAGCGCTGCCGACCGCCTAAGCCAGGCCACCATCCTCATCGATGATTCGACCGACATCACGCCGATTCAACTCAAGGCCAAGTGCCGCCGGCTCAAGCGCGACCGATCGTGTAATCTCGGACTCATCGTGGTGGACTACCTGCAGTTGATGCGCGCGTCACGGCCGGGCGAATCGCGCGAGAAGGAAATCTCGGAAATCTCGCGATCGTTCAAGGCGCTTGCCAAGGAGTTGGGAGTGCCGGTGCTCGCGCTTTCGCAGCTAAACCGGCAGGTCGAGACGCGACCCGACCGTCGACCCCTGCTCGCCGACCTGCGCGAATCGGGCGCCATCGAGCAGGACGCCGACGTAATCGGCTTTATCTATCGCGACGAGATGTACCATCGTGACACCAAAGAGCCGGGCGTTGCCGAAGTTATCGTGGCCAAGCAGCGTAACGGTCCCACCGACACCGCCAAGCTGACCTACCTAAGCCAGTACACAAGATTTGAGAACTACACGCCCGACGTGGGAGCGTTCGAGGATACCGGCGGGTAG
- a CDS encoding rhomboid family intramembrane serine protease, with amino-acid sequence MIPLRDSSTKRRFTPINTLLILANLAVFAYEFSLGGQVEGFVRRYAMIPAQVGASLDVFHWGAGPDAPSAGLRPMLTLVTSMFVHGGVLHVAGNMLYLFIFGAGVEWRLGSLRFLGFYLAAGIAAAVATISIAPQSEIPVIGASGAIAGVLGAYFIFYPRGRITTILPVFIFIQVIEVPAVIYLLLWFAVQLYAGLMGGSQGAPAGGVAWWAHIGGFLFGIALGPLLARREPSRRRVR; translated from the coding sequence ATGATCCCTCTGCGTGACAGCTCGACGAAACGCCGCTTCACGCCGATCAACACGCTGCTAATTCTCGCGAACCTGGCGGTGTTTGCCTACGAATTCTCGCTCGGTGGGCAAGTCGAAGGTTTTGTGCGGCGCTATGCGATGATTCCCGCCCAGGTCGGCGCGTCGCTCGATGTATTTCACTGGGGAGCGGGGCCGGACGCACCGAGCGCGGGCCTGCGACCCATGCTGACGCTCGTCACCTCCATGTTTGTGCACGGCGGAGTTCTGCACGTCGCAGGCAATATGCTCTACCTGTTCATTTTTGGGGCCGGCGTCGAATGGCGCCTGGGAAGCCTACGATTTTTGGGTTTCTACCTCGCGGCCGGAATTGCCGCCGCGGTGGCGACCATTTCGATCGCCCCCCAATCGGAGATTCCAGTTATCGGCGCATCGGGGGCGATCGCGGGGGTATTGGGCGCCTATTTCATCTTCTATCCGCGTGGCCGTATCACAACCATCCTGCCGGTGTTCATTTTTATTCAGGTGATCGAGGTTCCCGCGGTCATCTACCTGCTGCTTTGGTTCGCGGTGCAACTCTACGCGGGCCTGATGGGCGGGTCACAGGGGGCTCCTGCGGGAGGGGTTGCCTGGTGGGCGCATATCGGTGGATTCCTGTTCGGCATCGCGCTCGGACCACTGCTGGCACGGAGAGAACCGTCTCGTCGGCGGGTTCGATGA
- a CDS encoding dienelactone hydrolase family protein, giving the protein MEIVSQEVSVGSEKMPCHLARPASGGPYPSLVVVMEAFGLNDHIKNITGRFAAEGFVAIAPNLYFRQPNNVVAYNDLPGAFRLMGSLNDDQVVADMTGAINYLKTLKEAKPAFGTVGFCMGGRVCFLTACRNADVKATAPYYGGGMVSSRQPSEKPPIAYVEGLKAPVLAFFGGKDAFIPLTEVDKFRDALKNSGKTADVVLYADADHGFMCDDRPSHHPQHAKEAFAKTIAFFKQNLG; this is encoded by the coding sequence ATGGAAATCGTCTCGCAGGAAGTCAGCGTCGGGAGCGAGAAAATGCCTTGTCATCTGGCACGTCCGGCGTCGGGCGGTCCCTATCCGAGTCTAGTCGTCGTGATGGAGGCATTTGGGCTCAACGATCACATCAAGAACATCACCGGGCGTTTCGCGGCTGAAGGCTTCGTGGCAATTGCCCCGAATCTCTACTTCCGCCAACCCAACAACGTGGTCGCGTACAACGATCTGCCGGGCGCCTTTCGCCTGATGGGATCGCTCAACGACGATCAGGTCGTCGCGGACATGACCGGAGCGATCAACTACCTAAAGACCCTCAAGGAGGCAAAGCCAGCGTTTGGCACGGTGGGATTCTGCATGGGAGGACGGGTCTGTTTCCTTACTGCCTGCCGCAATGCCGACGTGAAAGCAACCGCGCCCTACTACGGCGGCGGGATGGTGAGCTCTCGGCAGCCCAGCGAAAAACCGCCAATCGCCTACGTGGAAGGTCTCAAAGCCCCGGTGCTCGCGTTCTTTGGCGGCAAGGATGCGTTCATACCGCTGACCGAGGTCGACAAGTTCCGCGACGCGCTGAAGAATTCAGGGAAGACCGCGGACGTGGTCCTGTATGCCGACGCCGACCACGGTTTCATGTGCGACGATCGCCCGTCGCATCATCCGCAGCACGCCAAGGAAGCCTTTGCCAAGACCATCGCGTTCTTCAAGCAGAACCTTGGCTGA
- a CDS encoding nitroreductase family protein: MAEFGLFEAINTARALRRFKPDPVPDEVITKILEAGIRAPSGSNEQTWLFVVVKDPDQRRKLGEVYRKGGGILMALYADRVKPAHMEQKQYDKLMASATYLIDHMAEAPVLLLACLQPGQVGGQPAKLPPEAAAAMRNLARMGGSSIYPAVQNIILACRAFGLGTVLTTIHMFYEDEVKAIVGLPAEVQTYALLPIGYPRDKFGPIRRRPVGEVVCLDRYGNRWKG; this comes from the coding sequence ATGGCAGAGTTCGGACTTTTTGAAGCGATCAACACCGCAAGAGCGCTACGCAGGTTTAAACCGGATCCCGTGCCGGACGAAGTGATCACCAAGATTCTCGAGGCGGGAATTCGAGCGCCGTCGGGGAGTAACGAACAAACCTGGCTGTTCGTGGTGGTCAAGGACCCCGACCAACGCCGGAAGCTTGGCGAGGTCTATCGCAAGGGAGGCGGAATCCTGATGGCCTTGTACGCCGACCGGGTCAAGCCCGCGCACATGGAGCAGAAGCAGTACGACAAGCTGATGGCGTCGGCCACCTACTTGATCGATCACATGGCCGAGGCGCCGGTGCTGCTGCTGGCCTGCCTGCAGCCAGGACAGGTCGGCGGGCAGCCGGCGAAGCTGCCGCCGGAGGCGGCAGCGGCGATGCGCAACCTGGCGCGGATGGGGGGATCGAGCATTTATCCGGCGGTGCAGAATATCATCCTCGCCTGCCGCGCTTTCGGACTGGGTACGGTGCTGACCACCATCCACATGTTCTACGAAGACGAGGTTAAGGCGATCGTTGGGTTGCCTGCCGAGGTACAGACCTACGCGCTGCTGCCCATCGGCTACCCGCGCGACAAGTTCGGCCCTATCCGGCGTCGTCCGGTCGGCGAGGTGGTCTGCCTCGACCGCTACGGCAATCGCTGGAAGGGGTAA
- a CDS encoding VOC family protein — translation MKRTGVHHLGLATLDIDRTIEFYTKKLGWEVAWADIIETGKEGKIKHVFLNTGDGSLVAFMCPEKVPGLPAEWATDINSAQGLPGAFYHFAFWCDDMKALEEKRAMLKERGVDVTPVVDHEWCRSIYFRDPNGLLLEYCATMREFTADDKIMKHHDQPGPMVTDPEDAKKVHQMLMGPQQPKAAQRTPV, via the coding sequence ATGAAGCGAACCGGAGTGCATCATTTGGGATTGGCCACACTCGACATCGATCGCACCATTGAGTTCTACACCAAGAAGCTCGGTTGGGAAGTCGCCTGGGCGGACATTATCGAGACCGGTAAAGAGGGCAAGATCAAACACGTCTTTCTCAACACGGGCGACGGTTCGCTGGTCGCCTTCATGTGCCCGGAGAAGGTCCCGGGACTTCCCGCGGAGTGGGCGACCGATATCAACAGCGCGCAGGGCCTGCCGGGCGCGTTCTATCACTTTGCCTTCTGGTGCGACGACATGAAGGCGCTGGAAGAAAAGCGCGCGATGTTAAAGGAGCGCGGGGTCGATGTGACGCCAGTGGTCGACCACGAATGGTGCCGCTCGATTTACTTCCGCGATCCCAACGGGCTGCTGCTGGAGTATTGCGCGACCATGCGCGAGTTTACCGCCGACGACAAGATCATGAAGCATCATGACCAGCCCGGGCCGATGGTCACCGATCCGGAGGACGCCAAGAAGGTTCACCAGATGCTGATGGGTCCGCAGCAGCCTAAGGCCGCGCAACGGACGCCCGTATAG